Proteins encoded together in one Pseudoroseomonas cervicalis window:
- a CDS encoding ABC transporter ATP-binding protein, whose protein sequence is MADPVSGVRGLSVRGLTRSFPGQGRAAPTLALQPTDLDVAPGEFVSILGPSGCGKSTLLRIVAGLDRPTAGAVTLHGRPVTRPGPDRGMVFQSYTLFPWLTVRQNILFGLQERRVPEREAQEIAARFIARTGLRGFEDHWPRQLSGGMQQRTALARALANDPDILLLDEPFGALDHQTRELMQELLLEVWGSDTPETRKTVLFVTHDIDEAVFLANRVLVMSARPGRVKAEVPVPLPYPRDWTVKTTPIFAELKARLMAEIREEVRKAALG, encoded by the coding sequence ATGGCTGATCCTGTTTCCGGTGTCCGCGGCCTGTCGGTGCGCGGCCTCACCCGCTCCTTCCCCGGCCAGGGCCGCGCGGCGCCGACGCTCGCGCTGCAGCCCACCGATCTCGACGTCGCGCCGGGCGAGTTCGTCTCCATCCTCGGCCCCTCGGGCTGCGGCAAGTCGACGCTGCTGCGCATCGTGGCCGGGCTCGACCGCCCGACCGCCGGCGCGGTGACGCTGCATGGCCGGCCGGTGACGCGCCCGGGGCCGGACCGCGGCATGGTGTTCCAGTCCTACACCCTGTTCCCCTGGCTGACGGTTCGTCAGAACATTCTGTTCGGTTTGCAGGAGCGGCGGGTGCCGGAGCGCGAGGCGCAGGAGATCGCGGCGCGCTTCATCGCCCGCACCGGGCTGCGCGGCTTCGAGGATCATTGGCCACGCCAGCTCTCGGGCGGCATGCAGCAGCGCACCGCGCTGGCGCGCGCGCTGGCCAACGACCCCGACATCCTGCTGCTGGACGAGCCCTTCGGCGCGCTCGACCACCAGACGCGCGAGCTGATGCAGGAGCTGCTGCTGGAGGTCTGGGGCAGCGACACGCCGGAGACGCGCAAGACGGTGCTGTTCGTCACCCATGACATCGACGAGGCGGTGTTCCTGGCCAACCGCGTGCTGGTGATGTCGGCCCGCCCCGGCCGGGTGAAGGCCGAGGTGCCGGTGCCGCTGCCCTATCCGCGCGACTGGACGGTGAAGACCACACCCATCTTCGCCGAGCTGAAGGCCCGGCTGATGGCCGAGATCCGCGAGGAGGTGCGCAAGGCGGCGCTGGGCTGA
- a CDS encoding DUF1289 domain-containing protein, which translates to MSDRPCIKVCEFDEESGWCLGCGMSKPERKAWKKVPGYRDAILANLPARLAAMAGEGLRVGEAAKARRKK; encoded by the coding sequence ATGAGCGACAGACCCTGCATCAAGGTGTGCGAATTCGACGAGGAGAGCGGCTGGTGCCTCGGCTGCGGCATGAGCAAGCCGGAGCGCAAGGCGTGGAAGAAGGTGCCGGGCTATCGCGACGCCATCCTGGCCAATCTGCCGGCGCGGCTCGCGGCCATGGCGGGCGAGGGGCTGCGGGTCGGCGAGGCGGCCAAGGCCAGGCGCAAGAAGTGA
- a CDS encoding glycosyl hydrolase family 8 has protein sequence MLLLPPSPALPRGALRHGVARRGALPRRGLLTAGAGLLALAALPGGGLDLAEEWQGFRRRFLAPEGRILDDGQGGISHSEGQGYGLLIALAAGDRAAFERIAGWTATALRRPQDALHAWRHAPGQPPDANNASDGDLLIAWALLQGAERWRLPELRRRAASIAADLLRLCTLEVEGRLLLLPGAQGFTDRERVVINPSYYVFPALQALAGLGPAAPWRRLAQDGAALLRQAQFGRWHLPADWFEIPRSGGRPSLSRAHLPRFSYDALRVPLHLAWGGLRQEPALRAAADFWYDPANPYRPAWADLRTDSIAPYAATPGIQAVARLAARSASGQASTLRPPRPSEAEGYYGAVLCFLCHLAEQEATAPLLG, from the coding sequence ATGCTGCTGCTGCCCCCATCCCCCGCGCTGCCGCGCGGCGCCCTGCGGCATGGCGTTGCGCGCCGCGGCGCCCTGCCGCGCCGCGGGCTGCTCACCGCCGGGGCCGGGCTGCTGGCACTGGCCGCCCTGCCCGGCGGCGGGCTGGACCTGGCCGAGGAATGGCAGGGCTTCAGGCGCCGCTTCCTGGCGCCGGAGGGCCGCATCCTCGATGACGGCCAGGGCGGCATCAGCCATTCCGAAGGCCAGGGCTACGGGCTGCTGATCGCCCTCGCCGCCGGCGACCGCGCCGCCTTCGAGCGCATCGCCGGCTGGACCGCCACGGCGCTGCGCCGCCCGCAGGATGCGCTGCATGCCTGGCGCCACGCCCCGGGCCAGCCGCCCGATGCCAACAATGCCAGCGATGGCGATCTGCTGATCGCCTGGGCGCTTCTGCAGGGCGCCGAGCGCTGGCGCCTGCCGGAGCTGCGCCGCCGCGCCGCCTCCATCGCCGCCGACCTGCTGCGCCTCTGCACGCTGGAGGTGGAGGGAAGGCTGCTGCTGCTGCCCGGTGCCCAGGGCTTCACCGATCGCGAGCGGGTGGTGATCAACCCCTCCTACTACGTCTTCCCGGCGCTGCAGGCGCTGGCGGGGCTGGGCCCGGCGGCGCCCTGGCGCCGGCTGGCGCAGGATGGCGCGGCGCTGCTGCGCCAGGCGCAGTTCGGCCGCTGGCACCTGCCGGCCGACTGGTTCGAGATCCCGCGCAGCGGCGGCCGCCCCAGCCTCAGCCGCGCCCATCTGCCGCGCTTCTCCTATGACGCACTGCGGGTGCCGCTGCATCTGGCCTGGGGCGGGCTGCGGCAGGAGCCGGCGCTGCGGGCGGCGGCGGATTTCTGGTACGACCCCGCCAATCCCTACCGCCCGGCCTGGGCCGATCTGCGCACCGACAGCATCGCCCCCTATGCGGCGACGCCGGGCATCCAGGCGGTGGCGCGGCTGGCGGCGCGCAGCGCCAGCGGCCAGGCCTCCACCCTGCGCCCGCCGCGCCCCTCGGAGGCCGAGGGCTATTACGGCGCGGTGCTCTGCTTCCTCTGCCATCTGGCGGAGCAGGAGGCGACGGCGCCGCTGCTCGGCTGA